One Misgurnus anguillicaudatus chromosome 19, ASM2758022v2, whole genome shotgun sequence genomic region harbors:
- the tyk2 gene encoding non-receptor tyrosine-protein kinase TYK2 has product MYRRVRSRRSKAGTSTGQPEGPGIHVFLFWTKSSEHYLSYREGEVTAEDLTIDAAKAVGITPVCHALFALYDPVSLWWYSPNHRFNTENQSGLLLHFRMRFYFRNWHGLAEKEPTVTRHVPKSGNGADQISSPLLEITSLEYLFAQAKHDFVNDVACLDAVRGEEDISRFKNECLGMAVLHLSYTALQTGSFLQDVAKQTSFLRCIPRSFARHIARDNFVTKIRIRRVFENFVRSFQQHTVGMGKLGPQEVMYKYLSTLERLAPDFGLETFLVSHLYIRSDGDDSGSYLISSEEPVSGKSTHEIRVSGSTGIWWKKLPAERDNNYIHNDSKGTRQLDEEEVDAWCSFCDFPGISHIAINGVNVCVCRQDNTLMDIRLGSSLEAHSLVSLLDGYFRLTADAHHYLCREVAPPRVVLSEANGLHGPILDEFVLQKLKKEADEGAFVVRWSVLDYDRIILAALSRTKDGQNPIYKQFRITQKASVFKLEGWDKEFSSIKELTDSLKTFVLKSGEDNFTVKRSCLPRPGELSNLLVLRKGTNKDDKHVPEPLNLSQLRFHQIKDKEFTKEQHLGRGTRTNIYAGWLKVRGMTEDGFEESNNNDTDKTGIRVVLKILDQSHKDIALAFFETASLMSQVSHCHLVFVHGVSVKGSENIMVEEFVEFGPLDMFLHREKAHVTPRWKFTVAKQLASALSYLETKSLVHGNVCGKNILVVRKGLEDGTSPFVKLSDPGISITALSRGERVERIPWIAPECIADGVRVGSAADQWSFGATLLEICNNGDLPISGSTLPEKERFYETQSRLAVPSSQELASFISRCLTYDPAARPSFRTILRELTEIQSKNPDISPDCESTQDIDPSIFYKRYLKKIRDLGEGHFGKVMLYVYDPNNDGTGEYVAVKALKQEGGDNLQDSWLKEIEILKSLYHTNIVKYKGCCTELGGQVVQLIMEYLPLGSLREYLPKHSLGIAQSLLFAQQICLGMDYLHSKRFVHRDLAARNVLVENEGVVKIGDFGLTKYIPEGEIYYRVREDGDSPVFWYAIECLKESKFSFASDVWSFAVTLYEILTHCNHRQSPPSKFFEMMGMVQGQMTVVKLITLLEKNRRLPRPRDSPLEVYVLMEQCWDFIPSQRPSFESLAKSLDDIRQMYKQQPSVQLAQINHC; this is encoded by the exons ATGTATAGACGAGTACGTTCAAGAAGATCCAAGGCGGGGACGTCCACAGGACAACCTGAAGGTCCTGGTATTCATGTGTTTCTGTTCTGGACCAAAAGCAGCGAGCACTACTTGTCATACCGGGAGGGTGAGGTGACAGCTGAAGATCTTACCATCGATGCAGCCAAGGCTGTGG GTATCACTCCAGTTTGCCATGCTTTGTTTGCGCTATACGACCCTGTCTCCTTATGGTGGTACAGTCCTAATCACAGATTTAACACAGAAAACCAGTCAGGCCTGTTGTTGCATTTCCGTATGAG ATTTTATTTCCGTAACTGGCATGGCTTAGCCGAAAAGGAGCCGACTGTGACGCGTCATGTGCCAAAGAGTGGAAATGGGGCGGATCAGATATCATCTCCTCTACTGGAGATAACCTCTCTCGAGTACCTGTTTGCTCAG GCTAAACATGATTTTGTCAATGACGTGGCGTGTTTGGATGCGGTGAGGGGCGAGGAAGACATCAGTcgctttaaaaatgaatgtctgGGTATGGCAGTACTTCATCTCTCATATACGGCCCTGCAGACTGGCTCCTTTCTACAGGATGTGGCCAAACAGACCAG CTTTCTCCGTTGCATCCCCCGATCATTTGCCCGTCACATTGCCCGGGATAACTTTGTGACGAAGATACGGATTCGCCGCGTGTTCGAAAACTTCGTGCGCAGTTTCCAGCAGCACACGGTGGGCATGGGAAAGCTCGGACCGCAAGAGGTCATGTACAAGTATCTGTCCACTCTGGAGCGCCTGGCACCCGATTTTGGCCTTGAGACTTTCCTTGTGTCGCATCTTTACATAAGAAGTGATGGAGATGACAGTGGGTCCTACCTCATATCCTCTGAGGAGCCAGTGAGCGGCAAAAGTACTCATGAAATCAGGGTGTCTGGATCGACGGGGATATGGTGGAAGAAGCTGCCGGCAGAGCGG GACAACAACTATATTCACAATGACAGCAAAGGCACACGGCAACTTGATGAAGAGGAAGTAGATGCCTGGTGCTCCTTCTGTGACTTTCCTGGGATTTCTCATATCGCCATAAATGGtgtaaatgtctgtgtttgtcgCCAGGACAACACGTTAATG GACATACGATTGGGCTCCAGTTTAGAGGCTCACTCTCTGGTTTCACTTCTCGATGGATACTTTAGACTTACAGCCGATGCACATCATTATCTGTGTCGTGAGGTGGCTCCTCCCAGAGTGGTTCTCAGTGAAGCCAACGGCCTGCATGGTCCTATACT GGACGAGTTTGTGCTTCAGAAACTGAAGAAAGAGGCCGATGAAGGAGCGTTTGTTGTGCGATGGAGTGTGTTGGATTACGATCGGATAATCCTCGCAGCTTTGAGTAGGACAAAG GATGGACAAAATCCAATATACAAGCAGTTCAGAATAACACAGAAGGCCTCTGTATTTAAACTGGAGGGCTGGGATAAAGAGTTCTCTAGCATAAAGGAGCTGACCGACAGCCTGAAGACCTTTGTGCTGAAGTCTGGAGAGGACAATTTTACTGTGAAGAGGTCGTGCCTGCCCAGACCAGGAG AGCTCTCAAACCTTCTGGTGTTGAGAAAAGGTACCAACAAAGATGATAAACACGTCCCCGAACCCCTCAACCTGAGCCAACTGAGGTTCCATCAAATTAAAGACAAGGAGTTCACAAAG GAGCAGCACCTGGGACGTGGCACTAGGACTAACATTTACGCCGGCTGGCTGAAAGTGCGTGGCATGACAGAGGATGGTTTTGAAGAGTCAAATAACAATGACACTGACAAGACAGGCATCCGAGTTGTCCTCAAAATTTTGGATCAGAGTCACAAGGATATAGCACTG GCCTTCTTTGAGACAGCTAGTCTCATGAGTCAGGTGTCACACTGTCATCTGGTCTTTGTACATGGAGTTTCAGTCAAGGGATCTGAGA ACATCATGGTGGAGGAGTTTGTGGAGTTTGGGCCATTGGATATGTTCCTGCACAGAGAAAAGGCCCATGTCACTCCTCGGTGGAAATTTACTGTTGCTAAACAGCTTGCAAGCGCTCTTAGCTATCTT GAGACGAAAAGTTTGGTACATGGTAACGTCTGTGGGAAGAACATTCTAGTAGTCAGGAAGGGTTTGGAGGATGGGACGTCGCCTTTTGTGAAGCTGAGTGACCCTGGCATTTCTATCACAGCTCTTTCCCGTGGAG AGCGCGTGGAGCGCATCCCATGGATCGCTCCCGAGTGCATTGCCGATGGAGTGCGTGTTGGAAGTGCCGCAGACCAGTGGAGCTTTGGAGCGACTTTGCTGGAAATCTGCAACAATGGAGATTTGCCCATCAGTGGCAGCACGCTGCCCGAG AAAGAGCGTTTCTATGAGACACAGAGTCGCCTGGCTGTGCCTTCATCTCAAGAGCTGGCAAGCTTTATAAGCAGGTGTCTGACGTACGACCCTGCCGCCAGGCCGTCCTTCAGAACCATTCTGAGAGAGCTAACAGAGATTCAGTCAAAAA ATCCAGACATTTCCCCTGACTGCGAGTCAACTCAAGACATAGATCCCAGTATCTTTTACAAACGGTACCTGAAGAAAATCAGGGACTTGGGAGAG GGCCATTTTGGAAAAGTGATGCTGTACGTTTATGACCCTAACAACGATGGCACCGGAGAGTATGTGGCAGTGAAGGCTTTGAAACAAGAGGGTGGCGATAACCTTCAAGATTCTTGGCTGAAGGAGATTGAAATACTGAAATCGCTTTATCACACAAACATCGTCAAGTACAAGGGATGCTGTACCGAACTGG GTGGACAGGTGGTCCAGTTAATCATGGAGTATCTTCCACTGGGAAGTCTCAGAGAGTACCTGCCTAAACATAGCTTGGGAATTGCCCAAAGTCTTCTTTTCGCACAGCAAATCTGTTTG GGGATGGATTATCTGCACTCCAAACGTTTCGTCCATCGGGATTTGGCTGCAAGGAACGTTTTGGTGGAGAATGAAGGTGTTGTTAAAATTGGTGACTTTGGTCTAACAAAGTATATTCCAGAAGGAGAGATCTACTACCGTGTCCGTGAGGACGGTGATAGCCCTGTGTTCTG GTATGCCATAGAGTGTCTAAAGGAGAGCAAGTTTTCTTTTGCATCTGATGTTTGGTCCTTTGCCGTGACCCTTTATGAGATTTTGACCCACTGTAACCATCGTCAAAGCCCGCCTTCA
- the LOC129431525 gene encoding vascular cell adhesion protein 1 has product MKDALLWFLGLLIIGIVSGDSCSLGISPSRVVVKFGDPVSVSCVASRPVRELGWDSVIGASHTQHDLSVQWRVDSLTDWIEEPICYGVFFTAPRQCEEKLNLVLYKKPDSVSISVVNHTSPLVEGREYQLLCEVQNVAPVQYLALRWYRGQTEVYNHSFSELSPATPVQVSSTLLIVPTRGEDGAQYRCEAELELGAEGPQPPPTVQSDVLSISVHYPPDFPSPEDEILEVNNGEEAVLNCVAVGNPPPVYTWSSSNLQKVHNQPVLTVTSLGPGAYTCTASNILGKKSKEFIIKHKSKGV; this is encoded by the exons atgaaaGACGCTCTTTTATGGTTTCTTGGTCTGCTCATTATCGGAATAG TCTCGGGTGATAGTTGCTCTCTAGGGATATCTCCCTCTAGAGTAGTGGTGAAATTTGGAGATCCGGTGTCAGTCAGCTGTGTGGCTTCTCGTCCGGTACGCGAGCTGGGATGGGATTCTGTCATTGGTGCATCACATACACAGCATGACCTGAGCGTTCAGTGGCGGGTGGATAGCTTGACTGACTGGATCGAGGAGCCGATCTGCTATGGTGTGTTTTTCACCGCACCGAGGCAGTGTGAAGAAAAACTAAACCTTGTGCTATACA AGAAACCAGACAGCGTCTCTATAAGTGTAGTGAATCACACCAGTCCTTTGGTGGAGGGAAGAGAGTACCAGCTACTGTGTGAAGTGCAGAACGTTGCACCCGTTCAGTACCTCGCTTTACGCTGGTACAGAGGCCAAACTGAGGTTTACAACCACTCCTTCTCAGAGTTATCACCTGCTACGCCAGTCCAGGTGTCATCCACCCTTCTGATCGTCCCAACCAGAGGTGAAGATGGAGCTCAGTACAGATGTGAAGCGGAGCTGGAACTGGGAGCAGAAGGACCTCAACCTCCTCCTACAGTGCAGTCAGATGTTCTCAGCATTTCAGTTCACT atcCCCCTGATTTCCCCAGTCCAGAGGATGAGATACTGGAGGTGAATAATGGTGAGGAGGCAGTGCTAAATTGTGTCGCTGTGGGCAACCCACCTCCTGTGTACACATGGAGCTCCTCAAACCTTCAGAAAGTTCACAATCAGCCAGTTTTGACAGTGACATCCTTGGGCCCAGGGGCGTATACATGCACCGCATCCAATATCCTGGGGAAAAAGAGCAAAGAGTTCATCATCAAGCACAAATCCAAAG GTGTTTAA